One genomic window of Undibacterium cyanobacteriorum includes the following:
- a CDS encoding DUF4350 domain-containing protein, with the protein MSGTNTKKTVMGQIEGRDIVYWIIGLLICIGLAFAWYDHMERQWTPTYNLQTEYRKQPMLAAKRLAERNHYSTVTKEHLTLELFDEGINGSLVIANNDGVMSDEQGKALLAWVARGNTLITFPQLRYQQPIPETNEEAKEKKESKKTDSDEDELRKQIQPSVEPAKRRADPTMRDPIGEFLGLYVIDTRPYAKAGTRNKSITYTEANGSAASTSAENGDEEDYYDDEEEALDDESASKVKMSSASGAAQNIPANTPTSAQPSPQAYAINEPRPEDLDQRLSQVTLPHTQRSLLVTRTQFAMLSFKNRVQPIYQVDNGTSLRIYQHGRGKIVALPQNIFGAYSLRNNDNAQFLLDLMSMNQAHKQLIIVKSLKAMHWTELAWARFSYGIIGFGLLIALWIWRVAPRFGSLLSSPVLERRALLEHIDASARWSWKHALGRQNLLDACRRAALNAIKRRAPELLRLPQNDMISQLAQQTGLDANSLANACFDAASSNPLQFTRQIQLLQRLRTHYER; encoded by the coding sequence ATGAGCGGCACCAACACAAAGAAGACCGTGATGGGGCAGATTGAAGGGCGCGACATCGTCTATTGGATCATCGGCCTCTTGATCTGCATTGGCCTCGCATTCGCTTGGTATGATCATATGGAGCGGCAGTGGACTCCCACCTACAATCTGCAAACGGAATACCGTAAGCAGCCGATGCTCGCGGCCAAACGTCTCGCTGAACGCAATCACTATTCGACGGTGACCAAAGAACACCTGACTTTGGAACTCTTTGACGAAGGCATCAACGGCAGTCTGGTCATCGCTAACAACGATGGCGTGATGAGTGATGAACAAGGAAAAGCCTTGCTAGCCTGGGTCGCACGAGGAAATACGCTCATCACTTTCCCGCAATTGCGCTATCAACAGCCCATCCCAGAAACAAATGAAGAAGCCAAAGAGAAAAAAGAGTCTAAAAAAACTGACAGCGATGAAGACGAACTACGCAAGCAGATCCAGCCCTCGGTGGAACCCGCCAAGCGCCGCGCCGATCCAACCATGCGCGATCCGATTGGCGAATTTTTAGGCTTGTACGTCATTGACACTCGTCCATACGCAAAGGCGGGAACTCGTAACAAATCGATAACGTACACGGAAGCGAATGGTTCAGCCGCGAGTACCAGCGCCGAAAATGGCGACGAGGAAGATTATTACGACGATGAGGAAGAAGCCCTAGACGACGAGTCTGCTAGCAAAGTAAAAATGAGCTCGGCCAGTGGTGCCGCTCAAAACATCCCCGCAAACACACCAACAAGCGCACAACCGAGTCCACAAGCTTACGCGATCAACGAGCCTCGCCCAGAGGACTTGGATCAACGCTTGAGCCAAGTCACACTTCCACATACTCAACGAAGTTTATTGGTTACTCGCACTCAATTCGCCATGCTCAGCTTTAAAAATCGCGTGCAGCCGATCTATCAAGTCGATAACGGGACGAGTCTACGCATCTATCAACATGGGCGCGGAAAGATTGTCGCACTACCGCAGAACATTTTTGGTGCTTACAGCCTACGCAACAACGACAACGCGCAATTCTTGCTAGATCTGATGAGCATGAATCAGGCGCATAAGCAATTGATTATCGTTAAAAGCCTCAAAGCGATGCATTGGACTGAACTCGCTTGGGCTCGGTTCTCCTATGGCATTATCGGCTTTGGTCTTTTGATTGCTCTTTGGATTTGGCGCGTCGCTCCACGTTTTGGTTCTTTGTTGAGCAGTCCCGTCCTCGAGCGACGCGCACTGCTCGAACATATCGATGCTAGCGCCCGTTGGTCATGGAAGCATGCACTCGGCCGCCAAAATCTCTTAGACGCATGTCGCCGCGCGGCACTCAATGCCATCAAGCGCCGCGCCCCTGAACTATTGCGGCTCCCACAAAACGACATGATCTCGCAGCTCGCCCAGCAAACTGGGCTAGATGCCAACAGTCTTGCTAATGCCTGTTTCGATGCGGCATCTTCGAATCCGCTTCAATTCACCCGTCAGATTCAACTACTTCAACGATTGAGGACGCACTATGAGCGTTAA
- a CDS encoding GtrA family protein yields the protein MYLLIGGTNTLAGIAIFSLLYWILHTTWHYQAITVLAHFISVFNSWFSYRCFVFKSKEPPLREYLRFNISSLLMLGFHMFGLLVLVDQLHVHPLISQPIVVLCAVVVSYVLHAKFTFRRSL from the coding sequence ATGTATTTGCTGATTGGTGGCACGAATACCTTGGCCGGCATTGCCATTTTCTCGCTCTTGTATTGGATCTTGCATACAACTTGGCACTATCAAGCGATTACCGTTCTTGCGCACTTTATTAGTGTATTTAATTCGTGGTTCTCCTATCGCTGTTTCGTCTTCAAGAGCAAGGAGCCGCCGTTGAGGGAATACCTCAGATTTAATATTTCCTCTTTGTTGATGTTGGGTTTCCATATGTTTGGGTTGTTGGTGTTGGTCGATCAATTGCATGTTCATCCTTTGATCTCGCAGCCCATTGTTGTCCTTTGTGCCGTGGTTGTGAGCTATGTCTTACACGCGAAATTTACCTTTAGACGATCGCTCTAA
- a CDS encoding stage II sporulation protein M, with product MKQKQFEAHHEALWTSIQEILNGDKKTQTQRDDFPSLYRRLCQTLALAQQRGYSPALTDHLQILVGRCHQRLYGVKVERSFTLHRWLFQEFPQRVRAEWKLLLLINLSFWGVALGLGCLVWFAPETAYYFLDSSEIEHMRSMYQSASFKEGRGAVGDFGMFGFYVWNNVSIDFRTFAGGIFFGVPALLIMAFNGMQMGIVASVLSADPSTRHNFWSFVITHGSFEIIGMLFAGVAGMRLGLTVIAPGRASRRQALYEASQRVFPILIGAAILTFIAAFFEAFFCASPNISANVKYITGTCCWIGLIAFFVFAGRSKGARHAA from the coding sequence ATGAAACAAAAACAGTTTGAAGCCCACCACGAGGCGCTCTGGACTAGCATTCAAGAGATCCTCAATGGCGATAAAAAAACACAAACACAGCGCGACGATTTTCCCAGCCTATATCGACGCCTGTGCCAAACTTTAGCTCTTGCTCAACAACGGGGCTATTCGCCAGCACTCACGGATCATCTACAAATTCTGGTAGGCCGCTGCCATCAACGCTTATATGGCGTGAAGGTGGAACGCAGTTTTACCCTGCACCGTTGGCTATTTCAGGAATTTCCCCAGCGCGTACGTGCCGAGTGGAAGTTGTTATTGCTCATCAACTTGTCGTTCTGGGGCGTCGCCCTGGGTTTAGGTTGCTTAGTCTGGTTCGCCCCTGAAACCGCTTACTATTTTCTAGACTCCAGCGAAATCGAGCACATGCGCAGCATGTACCAATCTGCCAGCTTCAAGGAAGGACGTGGTGCAGTGGGCGACTTTGGCATGTTCGGCTTCTATGTGTGGAATAATGTCTCGATCGATTTTCGAACCTTTGCGGGTGGCATTTTCTTTGGTGTGCCCGCGCTCTTGATCATGGCCTTCAATGGCATGCAGATGGGCATCGTTGCCTCAGTATTGTCGGCTGATCCGAGTACGCGTCACAATTTCTGGTCCTTTGTGATTACGCACGGCAGTTTTGAGATTATCGGTATGTTGTTCGCTGGGGTGGCGGGCATGCGCCTCGGTTTGACGGTGATTGCGCCTGGACGTGCAAGCCGTCGTCAAGCTTTGTATGAAGCCAGTCAGCGTGTGTTTCCCATTCTGATCGGTGCCGCTATTCTTACTTTCATCGCCGCTTTTTTCGAAGCTTTTTTCTGCGCGAGCCCGAATATTTCTGCCAATGTGAAATACATCACTGGCACCTGCTGTTGGATCGGTCTGATTGCCTTTTTTGTCTTCGCTGGACGTTCGAAAGGGGCGCGGCATGCGGCTTGA
- a CDS encoding TMEM175 family protein, which translates to MGKGRFEAFSDGVIAIIITIMVLELKVPHGGSLEDLMPLVPVFLSYILSFVYVGIYWNNHHHMLHATHTVSASSLWANLHLLFWLSLVPFTTGWMGENHFAAVPSALYGVNLFMAALAYWVLQMSLMKTSQDNHLLRKAIGSDLKGKLSLVLYALAILAAIYLPWVAQAIYVAVALMWLIPDRRIEHVLHEKSNSTSH; encoded by the coding sequence ATGGGTAAAGGACGGTTTGAAGCATTTAGCGATGGCGTGATCGCGATCATCATTACTATCATGGTATTGGAACTCAAGGTCCCCCACGGCGGCAGTTTAGAAGACTTGATGCCATTAGTTCCGGTTTTTCTCAGCTACATTTTGAGTTTTGTCTACGTTGGCATCTATTGGAATAACCATCACCATATGTTGCATGCGACCCACACAGTTTCCGCGTCGAGTTTGTGGGCCAATCTCCATCTCTTGTTTTGGCTGTCTCTGGTGCCGTTCACCACCGGGTGGATGGGCGAGAATCATTTTGCCGCCGTGCCGAGCGCACTCTATGGCGTCAATCTGTTTATGGCGGCCTTGGCCTACTGGGTTTTGCAGATGAGCTTGATGAAGACCAGCCAAGATAATCACTTACTGCGCAAGGCGATCGGCAGCGATCTTAAGGGCAAGTTATCTTTAGTGTTATACGCCCTCGCGATTCTTGCAGCGATATACCTGCCGTGGGTGGCGCAGGCAATCTACGTCGCGGTCGCCTTGATGTGGCTGATCCCAGATCGTCGCATCGAGCACGTACTCCATGAGAAATCCAATTCGACAAGTCACTAA
- a CDS encoding AAA family ATPase: protein MSVNTNEQETMPETMSGTKANGDGSTANIPNPPSASGISPERHQQAVEIVSRMREEIQRAMIGQKAVVNQVLACCLAGGHVLLEGVPGLGKTLLVKALAKTFAGHSARIQFTPDLMPADVMGHAIYDIKNQTFNVRKGPIFTNLLLADEINRAPAKTQSALLEVMQERQVTIENESHALDAPFMVLATQNPLENEGTYPLPEAQLDRFLIKACIDYPSAEEELAMLNMVTNKRIGDNLDVKQVNTIIKPETIVALQQLVSQIQVDEAVADYAVRIVRATRDCPGISVGAGPRGSIALIRISRAFALMNKRDFVTPADIKSACIPVLRHRVALSPESELDGLSSDTILSNLLEQIPAPRA, encoded by the coding sequence ATGAGCGTTAATACCAACGAACAAGAAACTATGCCTGAAACTATGTCTGGAACTAAGGCCAATGGTGATGGCAGTACGGCCAATATCCCCAACCCACCATCCGCTTCAGGGATTAGCCCAGAGCGTCATCAACAAGCGGTGGAAATTGTGTCACGTATGCGTGAAGAAATTCAGCGTGCCATGATCGGTCAGAAAGCGGTCGTGAATCAAGTACTCGCTTGCTGCCTCGCTGGCGGTCACGTGCTGCTTGAAGGTGTTCCTGGTTTAGGGAAGACGCTCTTGGTCAAAGCCTTGGCAAAAACTTTTGCTGGTCACTCTGCACGTATTCAATTCACACCGGATCTGATGCCCGCCGACGTCATGGGGCATGCTATTTACGATATCAAGAATCAAACCTTTAATGTGCGTAAAGGACCGATCTTTACTAATTTATTGTTAGCCGATGAGATCAATCGCGCCCCCGCAAAAACGCAATCAGCCTTGTTAGAGGTCATGCAAGAGCGCCAAGTCACGATTGAAAATGAATCACATGCTCTCGATGCGCCTTTCATGGTGTTGGCAACTCAGAATCCATTAGAGAATGAGGGTACTTATCCGCTGCCCGAAGCACAGCTTGATCGTTTCCTCATCAAAGCCTGTATCGACTACCCAAGCGCCGAGGAAGAATTGGCGATGTTGAACATGGTGACCAATAAACGCATCGGTGACAATCTCGATGTGAAGCAAGTCAATACCATCATCAAACCGGAAACCATCGTCGCCCTACAACAGCTCGTCTCGCAAATTCAGGTCGATGAGGCTGTGGCCGACTACGCGGTGCGCATTGTGCGCGCGACCCGTGATTGTCCTGGTATTTCAGTCGGTGCTGGTCCACGCGGTAGCATCGCACTGATTCGAATCTCACGTGCCTTTGCGTTGATGAACAAGCGCGATTTTGTGACGCCCGCCGATATCAAATCGGCTTGCATTCCAGTCTTGCGCCACCGCGTGGCTTTATCACCTGAGAGTGAATTAGATGGCCTTAGCAGCGATACGATCTTAAGTAATTTGCTGGAACAGATTCCAGCGCCACGCGCATAA
- a CDS encoding efflux RND transporter permease subunit: protein MFLSDFSIKKPIATIVMIIALMAMGLLAMSKLRVNQNPDVEIPGLFVSIPYPGASPDTVEREIVNRIEKSLQSVPGVTEVYSYSNEGSAGFEMRFSFKKNMIEATDEVRNVISSVRYKLPTEMREPVIQRFDPSQQPVLNMALSSSSMSHAEISRFAEDSLANRLRGIPGVATVNVNGALKRELSVLLRAEKLREFNVSVSEVVAALRTQNTNAPVGKVRGNLEEESIRLVGRIENPSEFQNIVVKRRGDQIVRLGQVATIEDGFADVNGVSIRSGKPNVGVQVLRSREASTVSVAKSVRKAMDEINKELEKDHPGTKLEVTYDGGRDAQSSLNNVIESLIFGAVLTIFVVYAFLNSWRSTLITALSLPTSVIAAFIAVWLCGFTLNFMTLLGLSLAIGVLIDDAIVVRENIVRHMQNGSDRRTAALEGTAEIGLAVAATTFSIIAVFIPVAYMPGMAGEWFRPFALTVTCSVLVSLGISFTLDPMLSAYWGDPADHHKAPKKGLSKVLARFNDWFDAQADRYGNVVAWALHHRRWMGAIALASLVGALVLQANFGGTSFLPASDNGNLMIEVRTPASSSLEYARLKMERAAEMARTIKEVKDTNSNINANGGRIYVDIGKKNTRSRSAKEIAVELREKIRPLVGAEYVVIDDTNNGARKPVQIEFTGPDSRKLLELTSIYMEQLRKIPGAVDVGLSEQDPKKELKIEMNRGLANSMGISINDAAQSLRVAFAGIEVGDWVDPTGETRDVSVRLHPSDRVSKENIERLPIAVSGSNEMVPLDQIATVTMGKGPSAIEHSNGKRTITVSANVQGRSNGEVTKDAMDLAKSLNYPAGYGLSLAGAGQDQDELFTEMLIALISGIGLMYLILVMQFGSFTAPLAVMLSLPLSLIGVVIALMVTGSTINLMSFIGIIMLMGLVAKNAILLLDAARKQEKEGVDREEALMHAGRVRLRPILMTTFALIAGMIPVALGLGEGGEFYRPLAIAIIGGTITSTILTLLVVPSFYDSIEIARDRMMAKFRRRAQTSHQALAFIQTMLEAVATLLFLRLIFRLSIRLINFMRGRSNAHSPQSATVYSENL, encoded by the coding sequence ATGTTTCTCTCTGATTTCAGTATCAAAAAACCCATCGCCACGATCGTCATGATCATTGCCTTGATGGCGATGGGCTTGCTAGCGATGAGTAAGCTGCGCGTTAATCAAAATCCTGACGTCGAGATTCCTGGCTTGTTCGTCAGCATTCCTTACCCTGGTGCTTCGCCCGACACGGTCGAGCGCGAAATCGTCAACCGCATCGAGAAATCTTTGCAAAGCGTGCCTGGTGTGACGGAAGTCTATTCGTATTCCAATGAAGGTAGCGCAGGCTTCGAAATGCGTTTTAGCTTCAAGAAGAATATGATTGAGGCGACTGATGAAGTACGCAACGTCATTTCTTCGGTGCGCTATAAGTTACCCACCGAAATGCGTGAACCCGTCATTCAACGGTTTGACCCATCGCAACAGCCTGTCCTGAACATGGCACTATCGTCGAGCAGTATGAGTCATGCGGAAATTTCGCGTTTTGCTGAAGACAGTCTTGCCAATCGTTTACGCGGCATTCCGGGTGTCGCAACGGTCAATGTCAATGGCGCATTAAAGCGCGAATTATCAGTCTTGCTACGCGCTGAGAAATTGCGTGAATTTAACGTTTCCGTATCCGAAGTCGTCGCTGCATTGCGCACCCAAAATACCAATGCCCCAGTCGGTAAAGTGCGCGGTAATTTGGAAGAAGAAAGCATACGCTTAGTAGGTCGGATCGAAAACCCAAGCGAATTTCAAAACATCGTGGTGAAACGTCGCGGCGATCAAATCGTTCGCCTCGGTCAAGTTGCCACTATTGAAGACGGTTTCGCTGACGTGAATGGCGTCAGTATCCGTAGCGGTAAACCGAATGTTGGCGTGCAAGTGTTGCGCTCCCGCGAAGCGAGTACCGTGTCGGTGGCCAAGAGCGTCCGCAAGGCCATGGACGAGATCAACAAAGAATTGGAAAAGGATCATCCAGGTACCAAGCTTGAAGTGACTTATGATGGTGGACGTGATGCGCAAAGTAGTCTCAATAACGTCATCGAATCTTTGATTTTCGGTGCGGTATTAACCATCTTCGTGGTCTACGCCTTCCTCAACTCTTGGCGTTCAACACTGATCACCGCCTTAAGCTTACCGACCTCGGTGATTGCCGCTTTTATCGCCGTGTGGCTATGCGGCTTTACCTTGAACTTCATGACCTTGCTCGGCTTGTCTCTGGCAATTGGTGTCTTAATCGATGATGCGATTGTGGTCCGTGAAAACATTGTGCGTCACATGCAGAATGGTTCTGACCGCCGCACTGCGGCCTTGGAAGGCACTGCGGAGATTGGTTTGGCAGTAGCAGCGACGACTTTCTCAATTATTGCAGTATTCATCCCCGTGGCTTATATGCCAGGTATGGCGGGTGAATGGTTCCGTCCATTTGCATTAACGGTCACTTGCTCGGTTTTGGTCAGTCTCGGAATTTCCTTTACGCTGGACCCGATGCTGTCTGCGTATTGGGGCGATCCAGCAGATCATCACAAGGCACCGAAAAAAGGCTTGAGCAAAGTATTAGCACGTTTTAATGACTGGTTTGATGCGCAGGCAGATCGCTACGGCAATGTAGTGGCATGGGCTCTGCATCACCGTCGTTGGATGGGGGCGATTGCGCTCGCATCATTGGTTGGCGCTTTAGTGTTGCAAGCAAACTTCGGCGGTACGAGTTTCTTACCGGCGTCTGACAATGGCAATTTGATGATTGAAGTACGTACACCAGCGTCTTCGTCCTTGGAATATGCGCGCTTGAAAATGGAGCGCGCCGCTGAAATGGCTCGCACGATCAAAGAAGTCAAGGACACTAATAGCAATATCAACGCCAACGGTGGTCGTATCTATGTTGACATCGGCAAGAAGAACACCCGTAGCCGTAGCGCAAAGGAAATCGCGGTCGAATTGCGTGAAAAGATTCGTCCTTTGGTCGGAGCCGAATACGTGGTGATTGATGACACCAATAATGGTGCGCGCAAACCGGTTCAGATTGAATTCACCGGTCCAGATTCGCGCAAATTGTTGGAGCTCACCAGCATCTACATGGAACAACTTCGCAAAATTCCGGGTGCGGTCGATGTCGGTTTGTCCGAGCAAGATCCCAAGAAGGAATTAAAGATTGAAATGAATCGTGGTCTCGCGAATTCCATGGGTATTTCGATTAACGATGCCGCACAATCTTTGCGCGTGGCTTTCGCAGGTATCGAAGTCGGTGACTGGGTTGATCCTACCGGCGAAACTCGCGACGTGTCAGTGCGCTTGCATCCAAGTGATCGCGTCAGTAAAGAGAATATTGAGCGCTTACCGATTGCCGTCAGTGGTAGTAACGAAATGGTACCGCTTGATCAGATCGCGACGGTTACGATGGGCAAGGGTCCTTCAGCCATCGAACATTCCAACGGCAAACGTACGATTACAGTGTCCGCCAATGTGCAAGGTCGTTCTAACGGCGAAGTCACCAAAGACGCGATGGACTTAGCGAAGTCTTTGAACTATCCGGCTGGCTATGGTTTGTCTTTGGCGGGCGCAGGCCAAGATCAAGATGAATTGTTCACAGAAATGTTGATCGCCTTGATCTCTGGCATTGGTTTGATGTATCTGATCTTGGTCATGCAATTCGGATCTTTCACTGCGCCTTTGGCGGTGATGTTGTCCTTACCTTTATCTTTGATCGGGGTCGTGATTGCCTTGATGGTCACCGGTAGCACGATCAACCTCATGAGCTTCATCGGCATCATCATGTTAATGGGTCTGGTGGCGAAGAATGCGATTCTCTTGCTGGATGCCGCACGCAAACAAGAGAAGGAAGGTGTCGACCGCGAAGAAGCCTTGATGCATGCGGGTCGTGTGCGTCTGCGTCCAATTTTGATGACGACCTTCGCCCTGATTGCAGGCATGATTCCAGTCGCACTCGGCTTGGGTGAAGGTGGTGAATTCTACCGTCCATTAGCGATTGCGATTATCGGTGGCACGATCACTTCAACGATTTTGACTTTGTTAGTGGTTCCAAGCTTCTACGACAGTATCGAAATCGCTCGTGATCGCATGATGGCAAAATTCCGTCGCCGCGCACAAACCTCGCACCAAGCGCTTGCCTTTATCCAAACGATGTTGGAAGCGGTCGCCACACTCTTGTTCCTGCGCCTGATCTTCCGTTTAAGTATTCGCTTGATTAATTTCATGCGTGGTCGTAGTAATGCTCATAGCCCTCAGTCTGCGACCGTCTACAGTGAAAATCTGTAA
- a CDS encoding DUF58 domain-containing protein codes for MIPGRTLLWLIALAASAALLSYFFPPLLWLAAGLLCLAILGSFGDLWFLRTRPALRIQRHTQGVWPVDLWNSVTLQLQNEGARTLKFDLIDAYPDQWQCEGLPYSSQIEPDSRLEISYKLNPNLRGDAQFEACYLRIKGRFGLLERSFRIGPAQTVKVFPDFSRIMNKALLATDRRVPQAGNLRKRRRGEGTDFRQLRDYRQGDSQRSIDWKATARHQRPITREYQEERDQQVIFLLDTGRRMLSKDDSTSHFDHALHAILSLSFVAQKQGDAVGLLTFGTERRWLPPHKGRVGLDRILAGVYDLQADETAPDFKLAASSLMQRLKKRAFIVLITNLRDEDDEAMREACEILSRKHLVLCASLREKSLDTVVQTPVEDFNDALRQAETLRYLQQRDEAIRRLGIRADQLIDIVPERLTQSLVNRYLDIKESGAL; via the coding sequence ATGATCCCTGGTCGCACCCTTTTATGGCTGATTGCTCTTGCTGCGAGTGCAGCTTTGCTGAGCTATTTCTTTCCGCCCCTATTGTGGTTGGCGGCAGGCTTGCTGTGTTTGGCCATCTTGGGTAGCTTTGGCGACCTGTGGTTCTTACGCACTCGCCCCGCATTACGCATCCAACGCCACACGCAGGGTGTATGGCCGGTTGATCTATGGAATAGCGTGACACTGCAACTGCAAAACGAAGGCGCTCGCACACTCAAGTTCGACCTGATCGATGCTTATCCCGATCAATGGCAGTGTGAAGGTTTGCCGTATAGCAGTCAGATCGAGCCCGATAGTCGTCTTGAGATTAGTTATAAACTCAATCCCAATCTACGTGGCGACGCTCAGTTTGAAGCCTGCTATCTCCGCATCAAAGGTCGTTTTGGATTATTGGAGCGCAGCTTCAGAATCGGTCCAGCACAAACGGTCAAGGTTTTTCCTGACTTTTCACGCATCATGAATAAAGCTTTGCTCGCAACCGACCGGCGCGTGCCGCAAGCAGGTAATCTGCGCAAACGTCGTCGCGGTGAAGGTACAGACTTCCGCCAACTACGCGATTATCGTCAGGGCGATAGTCAACGCTCGATCGATTGGAAAGCGACGGCACGCCATCAAAGGCCGATCACGCGCGAGTATCAAGAGGAGCGCGATCAACAGGTCATTTTCCTTCTCGATACAGGCCGTCGCATGTTATCAAAGGATGATAGCACCAGCCATTTCGATCACGCCTTGCATGCCATCCTCAGCTTGAGTTTCGTCGCCCAAAAACAAGGCGACGCCGTCGGACTGCTCACTTTCGGCACTGAGCGGCGTTGGCTACCGCCACATAAAGGTCGAGTTGGTTTGGATCGTATCTTGGCGGGAGTCTATGACCTACAGGCCGATGAAACTGCTCCTGACTTCAAGCTCGCCGCATCCTCACTGATGCAACGTTTGAAAAAGCGTGCCTTCATTGTCTTGATCACTAATCTGCGTGACGAAGATGATGAAGCCATGCGCGAAGCATGTGAAATCCTCTCGCGCAAACACTTGGTGCTGTGCGCTAGTCTGCGCGAGAAATCACTTGATACAGTAGTGCAAACGCCCGTGGAAGACTTCAACGATGCCTTACGACAAGCTGAAACTTTACGTTATTTGCAGCAGCGCGATGAGGCCATCCGACGTCTTGGTATTCGGGCCGACCAGCTGATTGATATCGTGCCAGAACGCTTAACGCAAAGCCTCGTCAATCGCTATCTCGACATTAAAGAAAGCGGTGCACTCTAA
- a CDS encoding RDD family protein — translation MTPAGPAVRAWAWAIDFMIFLTLFIGYSMVIGALGLGQGSIFLGLFVLYWGYPILCEVYFDGRSVGKRAMRLRVVRADGLPVGWRESSLRNLLLIADFLPVLYLSGLLCMLFDLQYRRLGDIVAGTQVIYLDQEQKRVSAPEVEPEALPFPLTPDQQRTLIALFEREANIPIERLHELASIAEPLTGEKGRASLDRLRAYVAGLNQ, via the coding sequence ATGACTCCAGCGGGCCCAGCGGTTCGAGCTTGGGCGTGGGCCATCGACTTCATGATTTTTCTGACTTTATTCATCGGCTATTCGATGGTCATTGGCGCTCTCGGGTTGGGACAAGGCAGTATCTTTCTTGGGCTCTTTGTCCTGTACTGGGGCTACCCCATTCTGTGCGAGGTGTATTTTGATGGACGCAGTGTTGGCAAGCGTGCGATGCGACTACGTGTCGTACGAGCCGATGGTCTTCCGGTCGGATGGCGCGAATCGAGCTTACGCAATTTGTTATTGATCGCTGATTTCCTCCCTGTTCTCTACTTATCCGGCCTATTGTGCATGCTGTTCGATCTTCAGTATCGACGTTTAGGCGACATCGTTGCTGGCACGCAAGTGATCTATCTCGATCAAGAACAGAAACGTGTATCGGCACCTGAGGTTGAGCCAGAAGCATTACCGTTCCCTCTCACGCCAGACCAGCAACGAACCTTAATCGCCCTCTTTGAACGCGAGGCAAATATTCCCATCGAACGTTTGCACGAACTCGCCAGCATCGCTGAACCTTTAACTGGGGAAAAGGGGCGCGCCTCCTTAGACCGTTTGCGGGCTTATGTCGCAGGATTGAATCAATGA